The nucleotide sequence TATTGAAGAACTAACCGGCGGACAGAATTATCCCCGATTGCGCTTTGGCATTGGAGATGATTACCCCAAAGGAAGACAAATAGACTACGTACTGGGCAGATGGTCACAGTCCGAAATTAATGAATTACCGATCATCATGGACAAGGCTATCGACATGATAAAGGGCTTTTGTACTATTGGTATCAATATGACCATGAGCCAATTCAATGATTAACCCTTACCTCTAAATAAAATGAAATCAATCAACCTAGGCATACAAATCGTCCCTAAAAGCAACCAACTCGACACCTATAGCCTTGTGGACAAAGCTATAGAAGTCATAAAAGCTGCAGGAGTGAAATATGAAGTCAATCCTTTTGAAACTGTCATGGAAGGCCCTGAAGACGAATTGATGGCAATTGCAAAAAAAGCCCAAGAGGCAGTCCTAGAGGCTGGAGCTGATGAAGTACTGGTTTATTACCGCATGCAAATCCGCAAAAATGGAGATGTCACTATGGATGAAAAAACAGCCAAACATAAGCAAGCTTAAACCTTCTAAAATCCATCCTTGAAAATAAAAATGGGTACTAGTTTCAGTACCCATATTTTTTACCCCACATTCTTTGAAGATTTTTCCGAAGATCATTTTCTCGAGCATTCTTACCCGGATCATACAACTTTTGCCCCTTCAACTTATCCGGCATAAATTCTTCCTCCACAAAATTCCCTTCGTAGTCATGGGCATATTTATACCCTTTACCATAATTCAGATCCTTCATCAATTTTGTCGGAGCATTCCTAAGATGTATAGGGACAGGCAAATCTCCGTCCTGACGAACAATAGCCTGGGCCCTATTGATCGCCATATAGCTGGCATTGCTCTTAGCAGAACTGGCCAAATAAGTCACACACTGGGAAAGAATAATTCTTGCTTCTGGATAACCTATTATTTTCACCGCATCAAAGCAATTTGTAGCCAAAAGTAGCGCATTGGGATTGGCATTCCCAATATCCTCAGAAGCCAATATCACTAACCTCCTGGCGATAAACTTCACATCCTCACCTCCCTCAATCATCCTTGCCAGCCAATAAACTGCAGCATTGGGATCCGATCCCCTGATCGACTTGATAAACGCTGAAATAATATCATAATGCTGTTCTCCCGATTTATCATATATCGCTACCTTTTGTTGTGCAATTTCAGTCACCTTCTCATTGGTCACCACTATAGGATCTTCAGGAATGGCATTGATGACTATTTCCAAAAGATTCAGCAGCTTTCTTCCATCTCCACCAGATAACCTCAACAAGGCCTCTGTTTCCTTTAGCTGGACATTTTTATTCTTCAAAAGCACATCTTCCTTCAATGCCTGTACTATCATGGCTTCCAAATCCTCCCTCTCAAGAGAATTAAGCGTAAACACCTGACACCTTGACAACAAGGCCGCATTGACTTCAAATGAAGGATTTTCTGTGGTAGCACCAATTAACCTGATCTGCCCTTTCTCCACGGCTCCCAATAGCGCATCTTGCTGAGATTTATTGAAACGGTGAATCTCATCGATAAACAATACCACTCCCTGTTGAAAACGTGCTTTTTCTATCACTCCCCTAATATCCTTGACGCCAGCACTAATTGCACTCAAAGTATAAAAAGGTGCTTTCACCTCATTGGCAATGATATTGGCGATTGTGGTCTTACCTACCCCTGGCGGGCCCCAAAGAATCAGTGAAGGTACCGTTCCCGATTTTATGGCCCTATATAAAAAAGTATTGGGAGCGCTAAGATGGGACTGCCCAATCAGGTCCTCCAACCTCACTGGCCTCATTCTTTCTGCTAATGGCTCTTGACTCATGCTCTTAATAATATGTTTATGAAGGCAAAAACTTCCTTTTAAATTCTTCTAAATGCACATCGGTAAAATCCATATGTGTCACAAATCGGACCTGATCTTTTCCAAACTGTACAGCTCTAATCCCCTTCAAAGCAAAGTCACTTAATAGCTGCTTTGGGCTAAGCCCTTCCAACTTCGCTATTACAATATTAGTATGGACTGGAAGGATTTCAGAAATGTTTGGGTGCTGTTGCAATAAGCTGCCCAGAACCTTTGCCCGACGATGATCTTCTGCAAGTCTCTCCACATGATGGTCCAAAGCATAAATACCTGCAGCTGCCAGATATCCGGCCTGACGCATCCCTCCCCCCATTGATTTCCTTATTCTTCTTGCTCTTTTAACGGTCTCCTTATCGCCTAATAAAACAGAACCAACAGGACAGCCTAAACCTTTGCTAAGACAGACTGAAATGGTATCAAACATGGTTCCCCAATCACTGGCACTTTCTTTACTTTCCACCAATGCATTGAATATCCTTGCTCCGTCCAAATGCAATTTCAATCCTTCCTCTTCGCATACCTTTTTGATAGGCCGAACTTCGTCCAAGGTGTAGATACTCCCCCCTCCCTTATTCATGGTATTTTCTAAAGAGACCAATGCACTCTCTGCTGCATGTACATCATATGGATTAACAGCTTCCTTCACTTCTTCCGCTGTCACCTTCCCCAATTCCCCTTCCAACAGCCTCACCGAAGCAAAGGCATTGGACATAATTCCTCCTGCCTCGTAAAGAAATATATGGGAATTTTTATGACAGATAACCTCCTTCTGGGGACCTGTATGAAGCTTAACGGCAATCTGATTGGTCATAGTTCCTGAAGGACAGAAAAGCCCTGCCTGCATTCCAAAAATACTCGCCAACTTTTCCTCTAAACGATTTACACTTGGATCTTCACCAAAAACATCATCACCCACCTCAGCCTCAAACATGGCCTGCTTCATCTCTGTAGTAGGCTTGGTGAATGTATCACTTCTTAATTCAATATTCATTGATATGCTATTTTATCATTTTTGCCGCCTCAATGGGCCTATCTGTTGCCAAAATATCGGCACCGTTTTCTACAAATTCCTTATAAATTTGATCACCTCTGGAAATAGCCCTTCTATCCAAATTCCCCAATACGCCAAGGATGGTAAAAACACCATGCTCATGAAGCATTTTATTAAAGGAACTTTCTCTCTCTGTCAAACCTGTAAAGGCAATAATATTCTCTACAGGAATACCTGTCTCCTCAAATCGCTCCCACTCATCCTTATTTCTGATAGTAACAGAAAGCATTAGCTCAGGATTCAACCGATATAACTTTTTGGCTGCTCCAAAACTATAAGTAATCAACACCACATAAGCCTCGGTACCGGTTGCCTTAATTTCTTCCAGAACCATTTCATAAGGCACATTATCTTTGAAATCCAAAGTCAAAATGGTCTTTCCTTTTGCCCATTTCAACACTTCCTTTAGGCTTGGAATTTTGAATTGGGTCACTTTCCCTTCCAGATCTACCAAATTCAACTGTTTTAGCTCATCAAATGTCTTATCTGCCACCCTTCCTTTACCTGTACTGGTTCTATCCAAGGTATTATCATGCATCATAACCAAAACAGAATCCTGGGTCAAAGCAATATCACATTCAATAATGGCAGAGGTATTTTCCAGGACATAATCAAATAGTTCTATGGAGTTTTCTGGATAGCCAGAATAGCTTCCTCCTCTATGGGCACTTACCATAAAATCCCTACCTGAATTCCAGCTAAAAAACTCCTTGGTGGCGCTTACATCAGTAAATTCCAAGTAATGCTTTTTTCCCGCCAACTCTTTTTTCTCTGATTGGCCGGAACAGCTTATCAGGACTGAAACGAAAAAACAAAGTCCCCAGACCTTCACACTTTTTATCATCATCAGCTATGAATTCGATGGTTTATTTGACTCTTTATACCTAAAATTAAAAGGACCTTTAGATGCCTTGAATGTCTTTTCCATTCCTCCAAGCTCTATATTCAGGGCCTTTGTAGACAGATTGATCTCTACCAATGAAATCAATAAAGCTATCATACTCAACATAAAGACAATATTGGCTGCGGTCTTGATTTCTCGGTAAATCAAGAACATGCATATCACACACAACAAAAAGCTCAGCACACCAAAAATCTGCATATTCTTGATCATATTTACTCTTCTACGCAAATTCTTCAATTGCTCCAGCAATAGCACATCATCAGGATTTTCTCTATACCGCTCATTCAAGCCCCTAATTAAACTTGCCATGGCCAAAAACCTATTAGTATAAGCCAGCATTAACAGGGTAATTGCTGAAAATAAAAGTGCGGGTGTAGAAAGTTCCAGTTGCATATTTGGGTAGGCTTTAAGAATCTAAATTCTATATTTTTCAGGTAAAATAAAAGTGTGTCCAAGCTAATTGACAGTAATTGACTAACAATCAAATATCAGCGTAGGGCTTATTTATTTTAAATGTATATCCGCAATTGCACCAGTAAAGGTTAAAAGCGAATCGAAATGTTCGTTTTAATTAAAACATCAACTCCTTCGGTCTTCAGTCTTCAAACTCCCGACCACTTAAGCAAAGGATTTAAGGTTACTGGCATCATTGCGGATAATCAGATTTATTTTAAATTTTAAAATATAAAAAACATAATGAATGTAACATTTTTAACCTTCCATCTTTAACCCGTATTTAACCCCTAGTTAAGCCGTGTTTATCCCGTGTTTTAGCCGTGTTTATCATATCAAATACTTAGGAAAGTCTACACCTTATGTCCTAGAAAAGCATGTGGACATTCCTTTAAATATTTTGGTCATAAGAAGCTTAGGAATACATCTTTCCGTTATCGCAACCAGCTAACATTTTTCCAACTATTCAAGGAGCTGAATGATTAATTTGATTTTTCGGAATAGTTGGGAAATTAGATGGTTCAGATAAGATTTTTCTTTCTTGTAACAGATTTCCATGAAAACAAAGGGTCCTATCCTGACCTGGTCAAATTATAGCAATGGGCATTGATAAATATATTCTAAAGGAACAGCTACATTATAAATGCTCGAATTAATCCATTTAATAGGTTAAACAAGTGATTTACTTGTAAGGATAACATTTTAATAATTATGTATATCAGCAAATGGAAACGATTGTTTTGCTTGATTTAGGTATCAACTGTTTCAGGTCTCCGAGCACTTTAGCAAAGGATTTATGGTTGCAGGCATCATTACGGATAACCAGATAAATATTATTATGCACTAAAACAAAAAGCACGCTAAAATAAAAATAGCGTGCTTTTATCAATATTTCTATAGTAATCTAAGCTACTTCACCAATAACTACCAAATTCTCCAATGTCGGAGCTTCACTACCTCCCTTGGGTTCAATAGTGATAGCAAAGGCCCCTGCACTGACAGCTGCTTCCATCTGCTGTAATTTCAGTTTTTCACCAGGCTTAACAATCCCTATACCTACCGGCCCATCATCTCCAATGGCCCATAATTGATAATCTTTATCTGCATCCAAGTTGGAAAGATTATTTACTGAAACATATACCTCTTTTGATGCTTTGTCCCAGAAAACATCTACTAAAGCATCTTTCTGAAGTTCAAAACTCGCTCCAGACATCGGAACTCGTTCGTAGTTTTTGGATAATAAGGTTTGTAATTGATCTCCTGTTTCCTCAAATCGAGCCTTATTAATCTCCAGTTCTTGGCTTAGTACATTTCTCTCCTCCAATAAACTGGTAAACTTATTTTCTACATCATAAAACCTCACGGCATAATAAGCCGCCACACCGATAGCCATAAGGGCTACAATAGAAGCAGCTACAGCAAAACTTTTCCAAGGCTGTAAGGCTATCTCTTTTGTTGGAGCGGCAGTCATCTTTTTCTCAGTGATCTTAGGAGTATCAAGCTCTTGACTCAGGGTATCAAATATCTTATCCTTCACCGTATCGGAAGGCTTTACCCCCAATTCATTGTCAAAAGCAAACATGGCCTCCTCTATCTCTTTCAGTTCCCGCTTAATTTCAGGATACTGCTGAGAGAGTTGCAATACTTCTTCCCGCTCTCTTTCACTGAGTTCACCCAGCACAAAAAGCTCCAACTTACCTGACGCTATGTAAGATTGAATATCCACTAAATTCTATTAATATTCTTTTTTAACATATTAATGGCTGCACGAATTCTGGACTTCACCGTTCCCAATGGAATCTCATACTCTTCCGAAATCTCGGAATGCGTGTAACCTTTAAAATAAATACATTCGACCACGAATCGTTGTTCCTCATTCAAACTGCCCATGAGTTCCTTCACGCCAATCCCATCCACCAAATCCAGTGTGTTTGACGATCCTTCTAAACCATATACGTAGTTATCAATCGTATTGGTCTTTTGGCTTTTAGAAAATTCCTTCGATCTGGTCTTGTCTATGGCTGCATTCCTGCAGACATTGGCCATCCAGGTATAGAGCCTGCCTTTTGATTCATCATAGCTGTCTATTTTCCGAATGATCTTAACAAAAGCATCATGAAAAACTTCCTCTGCAATATCGCGGTCTTTGATCACTCTGGAAATAACAGCAAACAAGGCCTTAGAGTACTTTTCGTACAAATAGTCCACTGTTTGTCGATCCCGAGCTCTTAGTCCTGTTATGAGTTGTTCTTCTTGCAAAAGTTGCTGAGGGTTAAATATTATTTTCTTGCTTAAAAAAGAAAACACGAGAAGGCAACCCTCTCGTGTCATAATATTAAAATAAGTTATTCAATTTTACAAATGAATTACCTCATCATATGCAGCTGCTGCAGCTTCCATCACCGCCTCTGACATCGTTGGGTGTGGATGAACTGTCTTAATCAACTCATGACCAGTAGTTTCCAGTTTTCTAATAGCTACAATCTCAGCAATCATTTCTGTAACATTTGCCCCGATCATGTGTGCACCAAGTAATTCACCATATTTGGCATCAAAGATCAATTTCACAAATCCATCTTTTGCACCAGCTGCTGAAGCTTTACCAGAAGCTGAGAATGGAAATTTACCAACCTTAAGGTCATAACCGGCCTCTTTGGCTTTTGCCTCGGTATAACCGACAGAAGCAATCTCAGGAGAACAATAAGTACAACCAGGGATATTACCATAATCCAAAGGCTCTGGATTATGGCCCGCGATTTTCTCTACACAGATAATTCCTTCAGCAGAAGCCACGTGTGCCAATGCAGGGCCTGGGATCACATCTCCAATGGCATAATATCCAGGCATATTGGTTTTATAGAACTCGTCCACTTGGATACGGCCTTTATCTACTACGATTCCGACATCTTCAAGACCACAGTTTTCAATATTGGCCACTACACCTGCAGCAGAAAGCACTACATCGCAATCAAGGCTTTCTTCACCTTTCTTGCCCTTAACAGTCAC is from Echinicola marina and encodes:
- a CDS encoding thiamine-binding protein gives rise to the protein MKSINLGIQIVPKSNQLDTYSLVDKAIEVIKAAGVKYEVNPFETVMEGPEDELMAIAKKAQEAVLEAGADEVLVYYRMQIRKNGDVTMDEKTAKHKQA
- a CDS encoding replication-associated recombination protein A, which codes for MSQEPLAERMRPVRLEDLIGQSHLSAPNTFLYRAIKSGTVPSLILWGPPGVGKTTIANIIANEVKAPFYTLSAISAGVKDIRGVIEKARFQQGVVLFIDEIHRFNKSQQDALLGAVEKGQIRLIGATTENPSFEVNAALLSRCQVFTLNSLEREDLEAMIVQALKEDVLLKNKNVQLKETEALLRLSGGDGRKLLNLLEIVINAIPEDPIVVTNEKVTEIAQQKVAIYDKSGEQHYDIISAFIKSIRGSDPNAAVYWLARMIEGGEDVKFIARRLVILASEDIGNANPNALLLATNCFDAVKIIGYPEARIILSQCVTYLASSAKSNASYMAINRAQAIVRQDGDLPVPIHLRNAPTKLMKDLNYGKGYKYAHDYEGNFVEEEFMPDKLKGQKLYDPGKNARENDLRKNLQRMWGKKYGY
- a CDS encoding threonine aldolase family protein; the protein is MNIELRSDTFTKPTTEMKQAMFEAEVGDDVFGEDPSVNRLEEKLASIFGMQAGLFCPSGTMTNQIAVKLHTGPQKEVICHKNSHIFLYEAGGIMSNAFASVRLLEGELGKVTAEEVKEAVNPYDVHAAESALVSLENTMNKGGGSIYTLDEVRPIKKVCEEEGLKLHLDGARIFNALVESKESASDWGTMFDTISVCLSKGLGCPVGSVLLGDKETVKRARRIRKSMGGGMRQAGYLAAAGIYALDHHVERLAEDHRRAKVLGSLLQQHPNISEILPVHTNIVIAKLEGLSPKQLLSDFALKGIRAVQFGKDQVRFVTHMDFTDVHLEEFKRKFLPS
- a CDS encoding glycerophosphodiester phosphodiesterase family protein, with the protein product MMIKSVKVWGLCFFVSVLISCSGQSEKKELAGKKHYLEFTDVSATKEFFSWNSGRDFMVSAHRGGSYSGYPENSIELFDYVLENTSAIIECDIALTQDSVLVMMHDNTLDRTSTGKGRVADKTFDELKQLNLVDLEGKVTQFKIPSLKEVLKWAKGKTILTLDFKDNVPYEMVLEEIKATGTEAYVVLITYSFGAAKKLYRLNPELMLSVTIRNKDEWERFEETGIPVENIIAFTGLTERESSFNKMLHEHGVFTILGVLGNLDRRAISRGDQIYKEFVENGADILATDRPIEAAKMIK
- a CDS encoding DUF2721 domain-containing protein; amino-acid sequence: MQLELSTPALLFSAITLLMLAYTNRFLAMASLIRGLNERYRENPDDVLLLEQLKNLRRRVNMIKNMQIFGVLSFLLCVICMFLIYREIKTAANIVFMLSMIALLISLVEINLSTKALNIELGGMEKTFKASKGPFNFRYKESNKPSNS
- a CDS encoding anti-sigma factor; its protein translation is MDIQSYIASGKLELFVLGELSEREREEVLQLSQQYPEIKRELKEIEEAMFAFDNELGVKPSDTVKDKIFDTLSQELDTPKITEKKMTAAPTKEIALQPWKSFAVAASIVALMAIGVAAYYAVRFYDVENKFTSLLEERNVLSQELEINKARFEETGDQLQTLLSKNYERVPMSGASFELQKDALVDVFWDKASKEVYVSVNNLSNLDADKDYQLWAIGDDGPVGIGIVKPGEKLKLQQMEAAVSAGAFAITIEPKGGSEAPTLENLVVIGEVA
- a CDS encoding RNA polymerase sigma factor, with protein sequence MQEEQLITGLRARDRQTVDYLYEKYSKALFAVISRVIKDRDIAEEVFHDAFVKIIRKIDSYDESKGRLYTWMANVCRNAAIDKTRSKEFSKSQKTNTIDNYVYGLEGSSNTLDLVDGIGVKELMGSLNEEQRFVVECIYFKGYTHSEISEEYEIPLGTVKSRIRAAINMLKKNINRI